In Zygosaccharomyces rouxii strain CBS732 chromosome E complete sequence, the DNA window TGGATGAGTAGCTAAACACCAACTTCTTTCCAATCCCAAATTAATAGTTTTCTCCAATTTATAAGTGGAAGcattccaaatcttcaagGTACCATCTTCAGAACCGGAAATGATGACGGGCAGAGTTGGGTGGAAAACTGCAAAGGAGACATTGGACATGTGTCCTTCCAGAGTTGCAACACAGGATTTTGTTTGATAATCCCAGATCTTAACTGTCAAATCATCAGAAGATGTGATCATGTATGGCTTGTCAGGTAATGGGTAATAATCTACAAAATTTACACCTCTTTCTTGGCCTGTTGTTAAGGTATAGTTAGGTGTAGGTTGACCTAACGACCAAACTTTAACGGTAGAATCTAAGCAACCAGAGGCGAAAGTGCTTGGATCCTTAGGGTTGAAAGCCACACACATAACGAAGTGTTCGTGACCTTCAAAAGTTTGCTCTAGAGCCCAATTTTTCTCCCAATTCCAAAGTTTTACTGTCAAATCATCACTACCTGACAACAGATATGGTTTAGTTGGATGTACCGCAATGGAACGGATGTAATCAGGATGTGCTTCAAAATCGACAACCTTTTCACCAGTGTTATAATTAAACACTCTGATTCTGTAATCATCACAACCCACAAtgatccaattctttctaGCAATAAATTTACCACTTCTTATAGGTGAATCGGTAGCTTGTATAGATCTAACTTCAGTTTGCGTCTCataattccaaatttctaCACGACCAGAATATAGCGTGGTTAAAACCCATGGTTCACTGGGGTGGAAATCAATCCCCTTTACTCTATCAGACCTATTGCTGAAAGTTTTCTGTAATTAACAAAAACAGTTAGTTCAAAATGTTCACAAAACAACGAATTCACAAGAGATCAACAGCCTTCTCATCAACGCGTTTCTTCCCTATTCACTTTCTGAATCGACGCTAATCGAAGTCTCCTGGAGGCCGTTAAAACccaattccaaaatatCTAACACATACCTTGATGtccaatttcatttcaacACAGGATTGATGGTGCACCCCTCAACGTTACTCTTAATCAATTAACTGTTCTCTTAATAAATAACACTTCATAGTGAAAAGTTGTCCTTTCAATTGGGTTCCACTTGTTCGTCATATCGCTTATTACGTCTATCATAAAACACGAGAAAATCAAAAATCTCGGCGCCAGCGTCAGCGTCAGCGTCAGCAAAAGAGATTGTGTCAGtaattaaaataaaataaaataaaataaaatagtTTGGATTGCAAACAGAAGCTTGGTATAATactctttcaaagaatacCAATCATAGAATCATAACAGATAGaaatgattttgaaaatattctggtattttttcacttggTTATCCTTTTATCAGATATCCAATGCTGCCCCTGTGGAAAATAAGATTTGGAAAGCATTGGAGACTCAAGATAAAATATGTTCCATGAAGTATGCACACCATGAAGGTAGTTATAAGAAAATGTTCGAAACTCTTAGTGGTCTTAGTATACCTGCCCCACTGAGAGAACACGATAAAAAACCGTATACTGGGTTTAAACTACTAAGATCCTATAATATACAATTATTAAATTTAGGACTATCAAGTGCAATTCATGTTGTTTTTTGTCGCGAGGGTAAAATTCAATGGAACATAAAGCAACCACTGGAAGATGATATTGACTGGACTACACCTCTATGTGTCTATACGCCAGATGCTTCTGTTGACTCCACTATAACAAGTAAcaaaaataacaaaaataataaaaataataaaaataataaaaataataaaaataataaaaataataaaaataacaataaaaggacttcaaaagaaaaagcaCTGGAAGATTTAAACAATTTACATTGTTTTAAATTGGctagaagaaaaaagtatACTAACCGTAAAGCATCACTTTTCTTCCCCAAAAGTTGGGTTGGCGGTATGTTTTACTGTGATCTTGATGATGACATGAAGAGAAGAGCCTTGGATAATATGGAAGGGAATttaaaattcaaaaggaaT includes these proteins:
- a CDS encoding uncharacterized protein (weakly similar to uniprot|P53122 Saccharomyces cerevisiae YGL138C Hypothetical ORF) gives rise to the protein MILKIFWYFFTWLSFYQISNAAPVENKIWKALETQDKICSMKYAHHEGSYKKMFETLSGLSIPAPLREHDKKPYTGFKLLRSYNIQLLNLGLSSAIHVVFCREGKIQWNIKQPLEDDIDWTTPLCVYTPDASVDSTITSNKNNKNNKNNKNNKNNKNNKNNKNNNKRTSKEKALEDLNNLHCFKLARRKKYTNRKASLFFPKSWVGGMFYCDLDDDMKRRALDNMEGNLKFKRNKGQDLCNRQNSMPLVPMQSDDYSKYWVEFSSLGASKFSTKVFKPQITKYVPYINTPNDAFSVLNFEHNGNVSVASTAALNWGKPFREQALAVFQKNKMYTSGKDPWFSEIEVDEKYQLSSEDLSLWQTWTDHAATKLSSVTNKPSKSFVSLTSIDTKNNATSTSHLKGFLSRILKKVESKIWNRLQLRDKIISVLGDDPESLQYLQTEWKNLQMNREMFDYSYQ